The proteins below come from a single Bacteroidales bacterium genomic window:
- a CDS encoding N-acetylmuramoyl-L-alanine amidase: MKRIVLFFGIALLMFHSFEISAQRHHHSIRKVVIDPGHGGKDPGAVGKKAREKDIVLSIALKTGRYISENLTDVEVIYTRNTDEFIELFRRAQIANESNADLFISIHCNSVRSPTPYGAETFVMGLHKSQDNLEVAKKENAAILLEEDYEVTYGGFDPNSAEAHIVFSLYQNAYLDQSLEFSRLVQNQFRERVNLNDRGVKQAGFLVLYKIAMPGVLIETGFLSNAKEEAFLMSEQGQSYIASAIYRAFREYKEGVEKAGYVEQLARVNTPESTVDQTVQSTEGKVSFRVQFAASAELIPLNSPVFKSLSLVKMYAHQGLNKYTSGDEPTLEAAVKHRETLVKKGYKDAFVVAFLNEERIAIDKAVEITQQRSSLK, translated from the coding sequence GTGAAACGAATAGTTTTATTTTTTGGTATTGCCTTGCTCATGTTTCATTCATTTGAAATATCTGCACAGCGCCACCACCATTCTATCCGAAAGGTTGTTATTGACCCCGGTCACGGTGGAAAAGACCCTGGCGCCGTTGGAAAGAAAGCAAGAGAAAAGGATATTGTTCTCTCAATAGCCCTTAAAACAGGAAGATACATCAGCGAAAACCTTACAGACGTTGAAGTGATCTATACCCGCAATACCGATGAGTTTATTGAATTGTTTCGCAGGGCACAAATTGCCAATGAAAGCAATGCAGATCTTTTCATTTCAATCCATTGCAATTCGGTACGCTCGCCAACGCCTTACGGTGCCGAAACTTTTGTGATGGGTTTGCATAAAAGCCAGGATAACCTGGAAGTGGCTAAAAAGGAGAACGCCGCTATTTTACTAGAAGAGGATTATGAGGTTACCTATGGTGGTTTTGATCCCAACTCTGCTGAGGCACATATTGTTTTTTCGCTTTACCAGAATGCCTATCTGGATCAGAGCCTTGAATTTTCGCGACTTGTACAAAATCAGTTTCGCGAACGTGTGAACCTTAACGACCGTGGAGTGAAACAGGCCGGCTTCCTGGTTTTATACAAAATTGCCATGCCTGGTGTGCTTATTGAAACCGGCTTCCTGAGCAACGCGAAAGAAGAAGCTTTCCTCATGTCAGAACAAGGACAATCTTATATCGCTTCTGCCATTTACAGGGCGTTTCGCGAATACAAGGAAGGAGTTGAAAAGGCTGGTTATGTGGAGCAGCTTGCCAGGGTAAATACTCCCGAAAGTACGGTGGATCAAACAGTACAAAGCACCGAAGGAAAGGTTTCATTCAGGGTGCAGTTTGCTGCATCAGCCGAGCTTATTCCATTGAACTCTCCTGTTTTCAAGTCGTTAAGCCTTGTAAAGATGTATGCACATCAGGGTCTCAATAAATATACATCGGGCGATGAGCCTACCCTTGAGGCAGCGGTTAAACACAGAGAAACTTTGGTTAAAAAAGGGTACAAAGATGCTTTTGTAGTTGCCTTTCTTAACGAAGAAAGAATTGCGATTGACAAGGCAGTTGAGATAACCCAGCAAAGAAGTTCATTAAAATGA
- a CDS encoding LPS-assembly protein LptD, producing the protein MSFRTCWQQRYLTAVQIIIAFALSSPGIIFSQEPVIVSDTITQNADTLSFDLYDAPLRQTPEADTAKGKFALENKVVYHSSDSLYFDLARNKSFLFVNAEIQYGDINLKAHYIEIDFASNTLYASGLPDSTGKMHGTPVFTQGEQSFVANTMSYNFDTKRGYIRQVITQEGDGFLHGQAVKKMEDETTNVGVGSYTTCNLDCPHFEFQFQKAKVIPGKKIITGPVFFVVEGVPLPLAIPFGYFPNKKGQTSGIKMPSYGDANTRGFYLENGGYYWGISDYLELYILGDIYSRGSWALKPDLNYRKRYKYNGRLNLNYAINITGDEGTPSFEKRKDFAIRWNHSQDPKSHPTQKFSANVNVQSSKFNRSNPVSTQNFLSNTFTSSISYQRSFAGKYFLNLSATHSQNTLNNSVTMTLPEVSFNATRFYPFRRKTRVGALRWYEDINMNYTMNARNQVTTLDSLFFRPETLDDFRNGVKHTIPVTSNLKVLKHFNLSNSLNFTERWYSQRIERRWVDDELDDEGILKPGVVKNDTLSGFYGVRDFSYQTSINTTIYGMMQFKKGYLRAVRHVVNPSIGFSIRPDFGSEYWDYWDEVQIDTTGRTQRYSYYQNSIYGTPPDGKSGSLNFSLSNNLEIKVRSKKDTITGMRKVKLIESLSINGSYDLARDSLRWSSLNVSGRTTLFKNLQIQYTGRWSPYAIDSLGRMINKFVWDVDRRILRRENTSWNFSMRYSINSSTFGGKTQTSTRPETSIDEAGAEEELAEIIMYPDEFIDWNQPWNFSMDYSLRLTSQFSVQNDKFETQTIQSLNFNGDFNLTPKWKIGFRSGYDFVDNKFTYTSFNFYRDLHCWEMRFNWIPTGTQKSWNFQINVKSPMLQDLKLTRKKDFRDF; encoded by the coding sequence ATGTCGTTCAGAACCTGTTGGCAGCAGCGCTACCTGACTGCGGTTCAAATTATTATTGCATTTGCTCTTTCATCACCAGGAATAATCTTCTCACAGGAACCGGTAATTGTAAGTGATACAATTACCCAAAACGCCGATACTTTAAGTTTCGACCTCTATGATGCACCATTGAGGCAAACGCCTGAAGCTGATACGGCAAAAGGCAAATTTGCACTGGAAAACAAAGTTGTTTATCATTCCTCCGACTCATTATATTTTGATCTTGCCCGCAATAAATCTTTTCTTTTTGTTAATGCCGAAATCCAATACGGCGATATCAATCTCAAGGCCCATTATATTGAAATAGATTTTGCTTCCAACACTTTGTATGCGAGCGGACTTCCCGATTCAACCGGAAAAATGCACGGCACCCCGGTGTTCACACAAGGGGAGCAAAGCTTTGTTGCCAATACAATGAGTTATAATTTTGACACCAAGCGCGGTTATATCCGACAGGTAATTACTCAGGAAGGAGATGGGTTTCTGCACGGACAAGCCGTAAAAAAGATGGAGGACGAAACTACCAATGTTGGGGTGGGAAGCTACACAACCTGCAACCTCGATTGCCCCCACTTTGAATTTCAGTTTCAAAAGGCAAAAGTTATCCCAGGCAAAAAAATCATTACCGGCCCGGTATTTTTTGTTGTTGAAGGTGTGCCCCTGCCGCTGGCCATTCCTTTTGGCTATTTTCCAAATAAAAAAGGACAAACATCGGGCATCAAAATGCCGTCATACGGCGATGCTAACACAAGGGGGTTTTACCTTGAAAACGGCGGCTATTACTGGGGAATAAGCGATTACCTGGAATTATATATTCTTGGCGACATCTATTCACGTGGCAGTTGGGCCTTAAAACCCGACCTGAATTACCGCAAGCGATACAAGTACAATGGCCGTTTGAACCTGAATTATGCAATTAATATTACTGGTGATGAAGGCACACCATCTTTCGAAAAAAGAAAAGATTTTGCTATTCGCTGGAATCATAGCCAGGACCCAAAGTCACATCCAACCCAGAAGTTTTCGGCAAATGTAAATGTTCAGTCAAGTAAATTCAATCGCTCTAACCCGGTTTCAACCCAAAACTTCCTTTCCAATACTTTTACATCCAGCATATCTTACCAGCGGTCCTTTGCCGGAAAATACTTTTTAAACCTTAGTGCCACGCACAGCCAGAATACACTCAACAACTCCGTAACCATGACACTCCCGGAAGTGTCGTTCAATGCCACACGTTTTTATCCTTTCAGGCGAAAAACCCGTGTCGGTGCTTTGAGATGGTACGAAGATATCAATATGAACTACACCATGAATGCGCGCAACCAGGTTACAACACTTGATTCGCTGTTCTTCCGGCCCGAAACTCTGGATGATTTCCGAAATGGGGTGAAACATACTATTCCAGTTACTTCCAACCTGAAAGTGTTAAAACATTTCAATCTCAGCAATTCATTGAACTTCACCGAGCGCTGGTATTCGCAACGCATTGAGCGGAGATGGGTTGATGACGAACTGGACGATGAAGGCATTCTCAAGCCAGGCGTCGTGAAGAATGATACACTTAGCGGGTTTTATGGCGTGAGGGATTTTTCGTACCAGACATCCATCAATACCACAATTTATGGTATGATGCAATTCAAAAAGGGTTACTTAAGGGCAGTCAGGCATGTGGTGAACCCCTCCATTGGTTTTAGCATTCGTCCTGATTTTGGCTCTGAATACTGGGATTATTGGGATGAAGTACAAATTGATACAACCGGCAGAACACAACGTTATTCTTATTATCAAAACTCAATTTATGGCACTCCGCCCGATGGCAAATCAGGAAGTTTGAATTTTTCACTCTCGAATAATCTTGAGATTAAGGTGCGATCAAAAAAAGATACTATAACCGGAATGCGAAAAGTGAAACTGATTGAAAGTTTATCCATTAACGGTTCGTACGATCTTGCGCGGGATTCACTCCGTTGGTCGAGCCTGAATGTTTCGGGTCGTACAACACTATTCAAAAACCTGCAGATACAATATACCGGACGATGGAGCCCTTACGCAATTGACAGCCTGGGGCGTATGATCAATAAATTTGTGTGGGATGTTGACCGCAGGATACTCAGGCGCGAAAATACTTCCTGGAATTTTAGCATGCGCTATAGTATCAATTCCAGCACTTTTGGAGGCAAGACCCAAACCAGCACCCGGCCGGAAACATCTATTGACGAAGCGGGTGCAGAAGAAGAATTGGCTGAAATTATAATGTATCCTGATGAGTTTATTGATTGGAACCAACCCTGGAACTTCAGCATGGATTATAGCTTAAGGCTTACCAGCCAGTTCAGCGTTCAAAACGATAAATTTGAAACACAAACCATCCAATCCCTTAACTTCAATGGTGATTTTAACCTCACGCCAAAATGGAAAATTGGGTTCCGTTCGGGTTACGACTTCGTTGACAATAAATTCACTTACACTTCTTTTAATTTCTACCGCGATTTGCATTGCTGGGAAATGCGTTTCAACTGGATTCCAACCGGTACACAGAAAAGCTGGAATTTCCAGATCAATGTAAAATCGCCGATGCTTCAGGATTTAAAACTTACCCGGAAGAAGGATTTCAGGGACTTTTAG
- the gatD gene encoding Glu-tRNA(Gln) amidotransferase subunit GatD, with the protein MSEDFFQGYKGAALETLKKYHARVWGQVQINTTRGAFKGTILPRAENDDSRHIVLKIPTGYNIGINVDNVIEMTETGYKKAVYKIPEKEFPYTPNLPKVKLFGTGGTIASRLDYRTGAVIPAFSPGELYGAVPELASICNLTTEKIFSVFSENMGPDQYKKLAIAIGKEIETGVDGIVIGHGTDTLHHTAAALTFMIKNPPVPIVLVGSQRSSDRPSSDAALNLMHATTAAGHGDIAEVMVCMFGPTSDEYGFLHRGTRVRKMHSSYRSTFRTLGDIPLATVTRQGVKPQKENYNLRRKDRKVEILPYFEEKVTIVYYYPNMQPDVIDGLVDRGYKGIIIAGTGLGHVNKPLYPAIERATKKGVAIYMTVQTLWGYVHMFVYETGRDMMAKGVVPAENMLPEVAYIKLGWALGQTSDLDEVKKIMLTPINDDITEREPYNGYLVYQGGVPEVEEFIRKVHK; encoded by the coding sequence ATGAGCGAAGATTTTTTCCAGGGCTATAAAGGCGCCGCACTCGAAACATTGAAGAAGTATCATGCCCGCGTATGGGGGCAAGTGCAAATAAATACTACCCGTGGCGCTTTCAAAGGAACTATCCTTCCGCGCGCTGAAAATGATGATTCCAGGCATATTGTGCTAAAAATTCCAACAGGCTATAATATTGGTATCAATGTAGATAACGTCATTGAAATGACGGAAACAGGCTACAAAAAAGCGGTTTATAAAATCCCTGAAAAGGAATTTCCCTATACGCCCAACCTTCCAAAAGTTAAGCTGTTTGGCACCGGCGGAACCATCGCTTCACGGCTCGATTATCGTACCGGCGCTGTGATACCGGCATTTTCTCCTGGCGAACTTTATGGTGCGGTACCCGAATTGGCTTCTATCTGCAACCTTACCACTGAAAAGATTTTTTCGGTTTTTAGCGAAAATATGGGACCGGATCAGTATAAAAAACTTGCCATCGCCATCGGGAAAGAAATTGAAACCGGTGTTGATGGGATCGTAATCGGGCACGGAACCGATACACTCCACCATACGGCAGCAGCGCTCACTTTTATGATTAAAAATCCGCCCGTGCCGATTGTGCTGGTGGGTTCGCAACGCTCATCTGACCGCCCCAGCTCTGATGCCGCCCTTAACCTCATGCATGCTACAACCGCCGCTGGTCATGGCGATATTGCTGAAGTTATGGTTTGCATGTTCGGACCCACAAGTGATGAGTATGGATTCTTGCATCGTGGCACACGGGTCAGGAAAATGCATTCATCATACCGCTCCACTTTCAGGACGCTGGGCGATATACCGCTGGCCACAGTTACACGCCAGGGTGTAAAACCCCAGAAAGAAAATTACAATCTCAGGCGCAAGGATCGTAAAGTTGAAATATTGCCCTATTTCGAGGAGAAGGTGACCATTGTTTATTATTATCCCAATATGCAACCCGATGTGATTGACGGGCTGGTGGACAGGGGTTATAAAGGAATTATTATTGCCGGAACCGGGTTGGGTCACGTTAACAAGCCTTTGTACCCTGCCATTGAAAGGGCAACAAAAAAGGGCGTGGCCATTTATATGACTGTGCAAACACTTTGGGGTTATGTTCACATGTTTGTGTATGAAACCGGTCGCGACATGATGGCCAAAGGCGTTGTGCCGGCTGAGAATATGCTCCCTGAGGTAGCCTACATCAAACTTGGATGGGCTTTGGGTCAAACCAGCGATCTTGACGAAGTAAAGAAAATCATGCTCACACCCATCAACGATGATATCACTGAGCGTGAACCGTATAACGGTTACCTCGTTTACCAGGGTGGAGTTCCTGAAGTTGAAGAATTTATCCGCAAGGTTCATAAATAG
- a CDS encoding M20/M25/M40 family metallo-hydrolase: MKNLLILLFLIPAFGFQAKAQITPPWNTSLDSIIIEYTDMVNADSIQSYMQSLEDMGTRFCLAENRREVSVWIRDKFIQLGYPDSQLDSFPLNRTYNGVYYQTWQYNVVSTLPGYARPDEVYIIGGHHDAIVPSSSNPFLIAPGADDNASGVAAALEVARIMNQYGYQPESTIKFVTFAAEELGLHGGWHFADNAAAQNMNIKMMLNNDMISYCTLPQDQWTIRLVKYPNSLWVTNLAQYIATNFTILNTFETTQYMQQSDSWPFYSNGFNTIFFIEDEFTPFYHTVNDLVSSTNKDFAAEVVKISLGMLIYENGPGLNTGIVGPELKKLASLHPNFPNPFTGKTTIKYSLPEAEWVNIKVFDGSNRMITVLHEGWQEAGSHWVTFNAITLPAGIYFCQMKTETATATIKLVVSN, from the coding sequence ATGAAAAACCTACTGATCCTCCTGTTCCTGATTCCAGCCTTTGGTTTTCAGGCAAAAGCACAGATCACGCCACCATGGAACACTAGTCTTGATTCAATCATTATTGAGTATACTGACATGGTAAATGCCGATAGTATTCAATCCTATATGCAGTCGCTTGAAGATATGGGAACCCGCTTCTGCCTTGCTGAAAACCGGCGTGAAGTTTCAGTTTGGATCAGGGATAAATTTATTCAGCTAGGCTATCCCGACAGTCAACTGGATTCTTTCCCGCTGAACAGAACCTATAATGGTGTTTACTACCAAACCTGGCAGTATAATGTAGTGAGCACCTTGCCTGGTTATGCCCGTCCTGACGAGGTTTACATTATTGGCGGCCACCATGATGCAATTGTTCCTTCATCAAGCAATCCGTTTTTAATAGCGCCCGGCGCCGATGACAATGCAAGCGGAGTTGCCGCTGCGCTTGAAGTTGCACGCATTATGAACCAATATGGCTATCAACCGGAATCAACAATCAAGTTTGTAACATTTGCTGCTGAAGAACTCGGCTTGCATGGTGGCTGGCACTTTGCCGACAATGCCGCCGCTCAAAACATGAACATCAAGATGATGCTCAACAACGACATGATAAGTTATTGCACCTTGCCCCAGGACCAGTGGACCATTCGTTTGGTTAAATATCCCAACTCTCTGTGGGTCACCAATCTTGCTCAATACATTGCTACAAATTTCACGATACTCAACACCTTTGAAACCACGCAGTATATGCAACAGTCGGATAGCTGGCCGTTTTACTCCAACGGTTTTAACACCATATTTTTTATTGAGGATGAGTTTACACCTTTTTATCATACAGTAAATGATTTGGTGTCGTCAACCAACAAAGACTTTGCTGCCGAAGTTGTTAAAATTTCATTGGGCATGCTGATTTATGAAAACGGGCCCGGTTTAAACACTGGTATTGTTGGCCCGGAGTTAAAAAAACTGGCTTCACTGCATCCTAATTTTCCGAACCCTTTTACGGGCAAAACCACGATTAAATATTCCCTTCCCGAAGCGGAATGGGTCAACATTAAAGTGTTTGATGGTTCAAACAGGATGATAACGGTATTGCACGAAGGTTGGCAGGAAGCCGGATCACACTGGGTTACATTTAATGCCATAACATTACCGGCAGGCATTTATTTCTGCCAGATGAAGACTGAAACAGCCACTGCAACCATTAAACTGGTAGTAAGTAATTAA
- a CDS encoding MCE family protein: MKIRREIKIGALFILALAAFIWGFNYLKGTNLFYNRLILYAVYDDIGGLTSANPIYLKGMKIGQVHQLNFEGEGSTRIIAKLMIDEDVPIPINSVARIHSSDIMGSKAIDLKLGDSPVLAQSNDTILSDVQASLQEEVNKQVQPIKHKAEELLSSLDTLVTALQAVFDDRARSNLGQSFESIRLTIRSLEHTSYTFDTLIQSEKRRLAIILENIESISTNLRNSNEEIANTIRNISSISDSLAATNIKQTFAHIENSLNRLGSVMDKVESGEGTLGLLINDPGLYNELEVASMELNQLLEDMKLNPGRYVHFSVFGSKVDKRPYTPPAE, translated from the coding sequence ATGAAAATCAGACGTGAAATTAAAATAGGTGCGTTATTTATTCTGGCACTGGCAGCTTTTATCTGGGGCTTTAATTATTTGAAAGGAACTAACCTTTTCTACAACAGGCTCATACTTTATGCTGTATATGACGATATTGGGGGCTTAACCAGTGCGAACCCCATTTACCTGAAAGGAATGAAAATCGGGCAGGTGCATCAGCTTAATTTCGAGGGTGAAGGATCAACAAGGATTATAGCGAAACTGATGATTGACGAGGATGTACCCATTCCAATCAACTCCGTTGCACGCATCCATAGTTCAGATATTATGGGTTCTAAAGCTATTGATTTGAAGCTTGGCGATTCACCTGTTCTTGCGCAATCAAATGACACCATACTATCGGACGTGCAAGCCTCGTTGCAGGAAGAAGTTAACAAACAGGTTCAGCCCATTAAACATAAAGCCGAAGAACTGCTCTCATCACTCGATACTCTGGTTACTGCACTTCAGGCAGTTTTTGATGATAGAGCCCGTTCAAATCTCGGTCAGAGTTTTGAAAGCATCAGGCTCACTATCCGCAGCCTTGAACATACAAGCTACACCTTTGATACCCTCATCCAGTCAGAAAAAAGAAGACTAGCAATTATACTTGAAAATATTGAATCTATTTCCACTAACCTGAGAAACAGCAATGAAGAAATAGCCAATACCATTCGTAATATCAGCTCAATTTCCGATTCGCTGGCAGCCACAAATATAAAACAAACCTTTGCCCATATTGAGAACTCTCTGAACCGGCTGGGTTCGGTAATGGACAAGGTTGAAAGCGGTGAAGGCACGCTCGGTCTGCTTATCAATGATCCAGGTCTTTACAACGAACTTGAAGTTGCCTCAATGGAGTTGAACCAATTGCTGGAAGATATGAAACTAAACCCGGGAAGGTACGTGCATTTCTCAGTTTTCGGCAGCAAGGTTGACAAACGGCCTTACACGCCACCGGCAGAATAA
- the gatE gene encoding Glu-tRNA(Gln) amidotransferase subunit GatE yields the protein MSGAFDPNSNYKQTQQAIGYVTRRKATQTDYDRIGFMSGLEVHQQLKTGKKLFCRCPAGIFQAPDDFDAEIIRHMRPTLSELGEYDGTALMEFKTRKTIIYRLKSPTACTYEIDDTPPFLVNQEALEQAIEISLLCRLNIVGEVHITRKQYLDGSIPTGFQRTAIIGVEGEIPLKNKKVRLIQLSLEEDSCREVSDIGHVRVFRTDRLGMPLIETVTYPDMVNPDEVMEACNYIRFLNRSTGKVRTGMGAGRQDVNVSCRGGTRVEIKGVAHTKWIPELTHNEAFRQYALLNIRSLLLEKFPDWKQWKMKAEKLSRKSVEFNYEPLGSAQRCKTPVYAINLPGFKGMLSHFTQPGKIFADELSERLKVIACIEHPNLVHSEMLWTVIEPEAFEIIRKTLNATDDDAQLIIWGPADDIPTALETIEERCMMAFQGVPNETRKSFEDGTTIFERVLPGADRMYPDTDSPPIPLKDSYIDELKKRLPEDVIDRYHKLKAWNVPEDTYTYIFKKDLFPLIERIINELNVPPAFCGTFFGHTLKFVEGHYKPSSSFNYKIIFGLFRYLKENGIALDLAKKMMPVIYQYPKMEFESVLTTIHYKPTDKNNIIDRIPFLRNKFKQLHAASGLADMHNWMMGQLRPVASGNISLTELSKHLHID from the coding sequence ATGTCCGGAGCCTTCGATCCCAACTCAAACTACAAGCAAACTCAACAAGCTATTGGCTATGTTACACGCCGAAAAGCCACCCAGACTGATTACGACCGGATTGGCTTCATGTCAGGACTGGAAGTGCATCAGCAACTGAAAACCGGCAAGAAATTGTTTTGCCGTTGTCCGGCCGGTATTTTCCAGGCACCCGACGATTTTGATGCCGAAATCATCAGGCACATGAGGCCGACACTCAGCGAACTTGGCGAATACGATGGCACGGCGCTCATGGAGTTCAAAACGAGAAAAACAATTATTTACCGGCTCAAAAGCCCCACGGCATGCACCTATGAAATTGACGATACTCCACCTTTTCTTGTAAACCAGGAAGCGCTGGAACAAGCAATTGAAATTTCATTGCTTTGCCGGCTCAACATCGTTGGCGAGGTTCACATTACGCGCAAACAGTATCTTGATGGCAGCATCCCTACCGGTTTTCAGCGTACAGCTATTATTGGCGTAGAAGGTGAAATTCCCCTCAAGAATAAAAAAGTGCGGCTCATCCAACTCAGCCTTGAGGAAGATAGCTGCCGCGAGGTTTCTGACATCGGCCATGTGCGTGTTTTCCGAACCGACCGCCTTGGAATGCCTTTGATCGAAACTGTCACATATCCTGATATGGTTAACCCCGACGAGGTGATGGAAGCCTGCAATTACATCCGCTTCCTGAACCGCAGTACTGGCAAGGTTCGTACAGGAATGGGTGCCGGCCGGCAAGATGTAAACGTAAGTTGCCGTGGCGGAACAAGGGTCGAGATTAAAGGCGTTGCGCATACCAAATGGATTCCGGAACTCACACATAACGAGGCGTTCAGGCAATATGCACTGTTAAATATCAGGTCACTGCTGTTGGAAAAGTTTCCCGATTGGAAGCAATGGAAAATGAAGGCTGAGAAACTCAGCCGGAAAAGTGTTGAGTTTAATTACGAACCACTTGGCAGTGCGCAGCGTTGCAAAACCCCTGTTTATGCCATCAACCTGCCGGGTTTCAAAGGCATGCTATCGCATTTCACGCAACCCGGTAAAATTTTCGCCGACGAACTAAGCGAACGCCTTAAAGTGATTGCCTGCATTGAACATCCCAATCTTGTTCATTCCGAAATGCTTTGGACGGTTATTGAACCGGAAGCATTTGAAATAATACGGAAAACCTTGAACGCAACCGATGATGATGCTCAACTCATTATCTGGGGCCCTGCTGATGATATACCAACGGCGCTTGAAACCATCGAAGAGCGTTGTATGATGGCTTTTCAGGGTGTGCCAAACGAAACCCGAAAATCATTTGAGGACGGCACCACTATTTTTGAACGCGTGCTTCCGGGCGCCGACCGCATGTACCCGGATACTGATTCCCCGCCAATACCTTTGAAGGACAGCTATATTGATGAACTCAAAAAACGCTTGCCTGAAGATGTAATTGACAGATACCACAAGCTCAAAGCATGGAATGTGCCTGAAGACACCTACACTTATATTTTCAAGAAAGATCTTTTCCCGCTGATTGAAAGAATAATCAATGAACTTAATGTACCACCTGCTTTTTGCGGAACCTTTTTCGGGCATACCTTAAAATTTGTTGAAGGCCACTATAAACCTTCTTCGTCATTCAACTATAAGATAATCTTTGGGCTGTTCAGGTATTTGAAAGAAAACGGCATAGCACTGGATCTGGCAAAAAAGATGATGCCTGTGATCTACCAATATCCCAAAATGGAATTTGAATCGGTTCTGACCACAATACATTACAAACCAACTGATAAAAACAACATCATCGACCGTATTCCGTTTCTGAGAAACAAGTTCAAACAATTGCACGCAGCATCCGGTCTTGCAGATATGCATAACTGGATGATGGGGCAACTGAGACCCGTTGCAAGCGGAAACATTTCCCTCACGGAATTATCAAAGCATTTACACATTGACTAA
- a CDS encoding organic solvent tolerance protein OstA, translated as MKQLLLSSAILVSFLLMLASNPAAMQEKQQPTRVKIIQADELRFERRFGKDIRRLLGNVILEHDEVLMYCDSAYMQEASNSFEAFSNVKINSGDTLFLYGKYLRYNGNTRLAEVFYDVKLVDDNTVLTTEQLNYNRNTGIAYYEREGKITDDENDLTSRSGYYMTEEKRAHFRKNVVLVNPEYVMRSDTLVYHTETQVSSFFGPTTIDADDSFIYCENGWYDTKNDKAQFNKHAYIISGEHNIRGDSLYYNRADESAKAFENVVIVDTVQNVILKGNYSEYYKHLGYTYITDIPVAIFIENGDSLYMHADTIRTTFNQDQDIERVMAYYKVKFFRDDLQGSCDSLVYKMSDSLIVMYRDPVLWTGESQLSADSIHVNTNGEAIETLELYNSAFLINNDDSLQFNQVKGRNMTGYFVDGSLDNIVVVGNAETLYYVKEEDGYLIGINKAVASRMRIKLEDSKISRIYYFEKPDGTTFPDKDLPASERQLPDFNWRDDKRPKVWTDIFNR; from the coding sequence ATGAAACAACTCTTGTTATCCAGCGCAATATTGGTTTCCTTTCTTCTTATGCTTGCTTCCAACCCGGCAGCAATGCAGGAAAAGCAGCAGCCCACACGTGTGAAGATCATACAGGCGGATGAACTTCGGTTTGAGAGGCGGTTTGGCAAGGATATCAGGCGTTTGCTTGGCAATGTGATCCTCGAGCATGACGAAGTACTCATGTATTGTGATAGCGCTTACATGCAGGAAGCCAGCAACAGCTTTGAAGCGTTCAGCAATGTGAAGATCAACTCGGGTGATACATTGTTTTTGTATGGAAAATATCTCAGATACAATGGAAACACCCGCCTGGCCGAGGTTTTCTATGATGTAAAACTTGTGGATGACAACACGGTTCTCACCACTGAACAACTTAACTATAACCGCAACACCGGTATAGCCTACTACGAACGCGAAGGAAAAATTACAGATGATGAAAATGATCTCACCAGCAGGAGCGGTTATTATATGACTGAAGAAAAGCGTGCGCATTTCCGTAAGAATGTTGTACTCGTAAACCCGGAATACGTAATGCGATCCGACACATTGGTGTATCACACCGAAACTCAGGTTTCAAGCTTTTTCGGGCCTACGACCATTGATGCTGACGATTCCTTTATTTATTGCGAAAATGGATGGTATGATACAAAAAACGACAAAGCCCAGTTTAACAAACACGCTTACATTATCAGTGGCGAACACAATATCCGGGGCGATAGTCTGTATTACAATCGCGCCGATGAATCGGCCAAGGCATTTGAAAATGTGGTTATTGTTGATACGGTTCAGAATGTAATACTTAAAGGCAATTATTCAGAATACTATAAGCACCTGGGTTATACTTACATCACCGATATTCCGGTAGCAATCTTTATTGAAAACGGCGATTCATTGTATATGCATGCCGATACTATCCGGACCACTTTTAACCAGGATCAGGATATCGAGCGGGTGATGGCGTATTATAAGGTTAAATTTTTCAGGGACGACTTACAGGGATCGTGCGATTCATTGGTTTATAAAATGAGTGATTCACTGATTGTGATGTACCGCGATCCGGTGCTCTGGACCGGCGAAAGTCAGCTAAGCGCTGATTCAATTCATGTAAATACCAATGGAGAAGCGATCGAAACGCTTGAGCTTTATAATTCTGCTTTTTTAATCAACAACGACGACAGCCTGCAATTTAATCAGGTAAAAGGACGCAATATGACCGGTTATTTCGTTGATGGCAGTCTTGATAATATTGTTGTTGTTGGCAATGCTGAAACTCTTTATTACGTAAAGGAAGAAGACGGTTACCTGATTGGGATCAACAAGGCTGTAGCCAGTCGGATGCGGATCAAACTTGAAGACAGTAAGATTAGCCGGATCTATTATTTTGAAAAACCCGATGGGACAACTTTTCCTGATAAGGATCTTCCGGCTTCGGAGCGCCAGTTACCGGATTTCAACTGGAGGGACGATAAAAGGCCCAAAGTGTGGACTGATATTTTTAACCGCTAG